A stretch of Streptomyces vietnamensis DNA encodes these proteins:
- a CDS encoding ABC transporter ATP-binding protein: MTLLQIRGLTKDFPVGTVFSRRRVRAVNGVDLDLAPGRVTALVGESGSGKSTLARCLARLERPTSGQILLDGEDVLRTERRRASRTYRGKVQMVFQDPFGSLNPVHRVEHFLTRALVLHGHPADRGRLTALMEEVGLAQDMLDSHPHELSGGQRQRVAIARALAVGPDVLLADEPTSMLDVSVRVGVLNLMRRLRDERGLSMLYITHDLGSARYLADTTAVMFAGELVEGGDALAVMDAPAHPYTRLLLSAVPDPARRTGYDKAERAGLRAAVLNPESCPYDDGTCNTTTPVRHTVGEDGGQPHWVRCHLYAPAHEIAHRVLQPADDASPEAENTAA, encoded by the coding sequence ATGACCCTCCTCCAGATCCGCGGGCTCACCAAGGACTTCCCCGTCGGCACCGTCTTCTCCCGCCGCCGCGTCCGCGCCGTGAACGGCGTCGACCTCGACCTCGCCCCCGGCCGCGTCACCGCCCTCGTCGGCGAGTCCGGCAGCGGCAAGTCCACCCTCGCCCGCTGTCTCGCCCGCCTCGAACGGCCCACCTCCGGGCAGATCCTCCTCGACGGCGAGGACGTGCTCCGCACCGAGCGCCGCCGTGCCTCCCGTACGTACCGGGGCAAGGTCCAGATGGTGTTCCAGGACCCCTTCGGCTCCCTCAACCCCGTCCACCGCGTCGAGCACTTCCTCACCCGCGCCCTCGTCCTCCACGGCCACCCGGCCGACCGGGGACGGCTCACCGCCCTCATGGAGGAGGTCGGCCTGGCGCAGGACATGCTCGACTCCCACCCGCACGAACTCTCCGGCGGACAGCGCCAACGCGTCGCCATCGCCCGCGCCCTGGCCGTCGGACCGGACGTCCTCCTCGCCGACGAACCGACCTCCATGCTCGACGTGTCCGTCCGGGTCGGCGTCCTCAACCTGATGCGCCGGCTCCGCGACGAACGCGGCCTGTCCATGCTGTACATCACCCACGACCTGGGCTCGGCCCGCTACCTCGCCGACACCACCGCCGTCATGTTCGCCGGCGAACTCGTCGAGGGCGGCGACGCGCTCGCCGTCATGGACGCCCCCGCCCACCCGTACACCCGGCTGCTGCTCTCCGCCGTGCCCGACCCCGCCCGGCGCACCGGCTACGACAAGGCCGAGCGCGCCGGGCTGCGGGCCGCCGTCCTGAACCCCGAGTCCTGCCCGTACGACGACGGCACCTGCAACACCACCACCCCCGTACGCCACACCGTCGGCGAGGACGGAGGACAGCCGCACTGGGTGCGCTGCCACCTCTACGCGCCCGCCCACGAGATCGCCCACCGCGTGCTCCAGCCCGCCGACGACGCCTCCCCGGAAGCCGAGAACACCGCCGCATGA
- a CDS encoding ABC transporter ATP-binding protein, with translation MNVLDVQGLRVEYRGDGRSVVGADDVSFTIGAGEIFGLAGESGCGKSTVANAVMRLLKPPAEITAGSVTFRGRDVLAMDARELRAFRWREIAMVFQSAMNSLNPVLTVGEQIGDIFTTHEKLKKRAARDRSAALLDLVGISPDRLKAYPHQLSGGMRQRVVIAMTVALKPALLIMDEPTTALDVVVQQEIMAQIRELQQAFGFSVLFITHDMSLMVELSDRMGVMYGGRLVELADAKELFARPLHPYTEALMNAFPPLTGPRRELTGLFDAPRTADSCGFHVRCPDDRADCSTNIPDLRQVAPGRWAALTGGTPA, from the coding sequence GTGAACGTCCTCGACGTCCAGGGCCTGCGGGTCGAATACCGCGGCGACGGCCGCAGCGTCGTCGGCGCCGACGACGTGTCGTTCACCATCGGAGCCGGAGAGATCTTCGGACTCGCCGGCGAGTCGGGCTGCGGCAAGTCGACCGTCGCCAACGCCGTCATGCGGCTCCTCAAGCCGCCCGCCGAGATCACCGCCGGCTCGGTCACCTTCCGGGGCCGCGACGTCCTCGCCATGGACGCCCGCGAACTGCGCGCCTTCCGCTGGCGGGAGATCGCCATGGTCTTCCAGTCCGCGATGAACTCCCTCAACCCGGTCCTCACCGTCGGCGAACAGATCGGCGACATCTTCACCACCCACGAGAAGCTGAAGAAGCGGGCCGCCCGCGACCGCTCCGCCGCACTCCTCGACCTCGTCGGCATCTCGCCCGACCGGCTGAAGGCCTATCCGCACCAGCTCTCCGGCGGCATGCGCCAGCGCGTCGTCATCGCCATGACCGTCGCCCTCAAGCCGGCCCTGCTCATCATGGACGAGCCGACCACCGCGCTCGACGTCGTCGTCCAGCAGGAGATCATGGCCCAGATCCGCGAACTCCAGCAGGCGTTCGGCTTCTCCGTCCTCTTCATCACCCACGACATGTCCCTGATGGTCGAGCTGTCGGACCGCATGGGCGTCATGTACGGCGGCCGGCTCGTCGAACTCGCGGACGCCAAGGAGCTGTTCGCGCGCCCCCTCCACCCGTACACCGAAGCGCTGATGAACGCCTTCCCGCCGCTCACCGGACCGCGCCGGGAACTCACCGGTCTCTTCGACGCCCCGCGCACCGCCGACAGCTGCGGCTTCCACGTCCGCTGCCCCGACGACCGCGCCGACTGCTCCACGAACATCCCGGACCTGCGCCAGGTGGCCCCCGGCCGCTGGGCCGCCCTCACCGGAGGCACCCCCGCATGA
- a CDS encoding ABC transporter permease, which translates to MPVPDLPVADTSVVGTPVADTSVLDAPDTATAVPHDTPPRPQGTARPARQGLGRRLLADRKARAGLLLLAVFALLGTLAPVLAPGDPSLITDLGATPPSAGHWLGTTAKGQDVLALTLWGTRSSMLVGFTVGIAATLVALLVGLASAYLGKLVDDLLTLVTNVFLLLPGLPLLVILAAFLPPGTTTVVLVLTVTGWAGSARVLRAQATSIRGKDFVAAAVVTGERPLRIMFREILPNMASVVMTTLLGCVIFGIGAQAGLEFLGLGDASVVSWGTNLYWAGNDGALMTGAWWAFVPSGLCIALVAFALALVNYAVDEITNPRLRARRKGKK; encoded by the coding sequence ATGCCCGTCCCCGACCTGCCCGTCGCCGACACGTCCGTCGTCGGCACCCCCGTCGCCGACACGTCCGTCCTCGACGCCCCGGACACCGCCACGGCCGTGCCCCACGACACGCCGCCCCGCCCGCAGGGCACCGCGCGCCCCGCCCGCCAGGGCCTCGGGCGCCGGTTGCTCGCCGACCGCAAGGCCCGCGCCGGACTCCTCCTGCTCGCCGTCTTCGCGCTGCTCGGCACACTCGCCCCGGTCCTCGCACCCGGCGACCCGTCCCTCATCACCGACCTCGGCGCCACCCCGCCCTCCGCCGGCCACTGGCTCGGCACCACCGCCAAGGGCCAGGACGTCCTCGCCCTCACCCTGTGGGGCACCCGCAGCTCGATGCTCGTCGGCTTCACCGTCGGCATCGCCGCAACGCTCGTCGCGCTGCTCGTCGGGCTCGCCTCCGCCTACCTCGGCAAGCTCGTCGACGACCTGCTGACCCTCGTCACCAACGTCTTCCTGCTGCTGCCGGGCCTGCCGCTGCTCGTCATCCTCGCCGCGTTCCTGCCGCCCGGCACCACCACCGTCGTCCTCGTCCTCACCGTCACCGGCTGGGCCGGCTCGGCCCGTGTACTGCGCGCCCAGGCCACCTCCATCCGGGGCAAGGACTTCGTCGCCGCCGCCGTCGTCACCGGCGAGCGTCCGCTGCGGATCATGTTCCGGGAGATCCTCCCCAACATGGCGTCCGTGGTCATGACCACCCTGCTCGGCTGCGTCATCTTCGGCATCGGCGCCCAGGCCGGCCTGGAGTTCCTCGGCCTCGGCGACGCCTCCGTCGTCAGCTGGGGCACCAACCTCTACTGGGCGGGCAACGACGGCGCCCTGATGACCGGGGCCTGGTGGGCGTTCGTCCCCTCCGGCCTGTGCATCGCGCTCGTCGCCTTCGCGCTCGCCCTCGTCAACTACGCGGTCGACGAGATCACCAACCCGCGACTGCGCGCCCGCCGGAAGGGGAAGAAGTGA
- a CDS encoding ABC transporter permease: MRLVLRNLGFYLIAFWASVTLNFLLPRFMPGDPVSRMFAQAQGTMQPDQIAQLQKLFGLDDRPLWRQYVDYLHSVATGDLGISISRFPTPVSEVIGSQIGWTLLLGLTALLVAALVGNLLGVLAAWRRGGILDSALPPLLIFVGSFPYFWLAMGALYLFGVTLGWFPLRHAYDVGLEPAFDAAFLGNVATHLVLPALTIVLVSIGGWMLGMRNTMIATAAEDYVTMAEAKGLSPARIMFRYAARNALLPSVTNFGMALGFMVGGALLTEVVFAYPGIGYQLLASVQALDYPLMQGIFLTITAAVLLANFVVDLIHVRLDPRVRVR, from the coding sequence GTGCGTCTCGTCCTGCGCAACCTGGGGTTCTACCTGATCGCCTTCTGGGCCTCCGTCACCCTCAATTTCCTGCTGCCGCGCTTCATGCCCGGAGACCCCGTCTCCCGGATGTTCGCCCAGGCCCAGGGGACGATGCAGCCCGATCAGATCGCCCAGTTGCAGAAACTCTTCGGTCTCGACGACCGCCCGCTGTGGCGCCAGTACGTCGACTACCTCCACAGCGTCGCCACCGGCGACCTCGGCATCTCCATCTCGCGCTTCCCGACCCCGGTCTCCGAGGTCATCGGCTCCCAGATCGGCTGGACGCTGCTCCTCGGCCTCACCGCCCTGCTCGTCGCCGCCCTCGTCGGCAACCTCCTCGGCGTCCTCGCCGCCTGGCGCCGGGGCGGGATCCTCGACTCCGCGCTGCCGCCGCTGCTGATCTTCGTCGGCTCGTTCCCGTACTTCTGGCTGGCGATGGGCGCGCTGTACCTCTTCGGCGTCACCCTCGGCTGGTTCCCGCTCCGGCACGCGTACGACGTCGGACTCGAACCCGCCTTCGACGCCGCGTTCCTCGGGAACGTCGCCACCCACCTGGTGCTTCCGGCCCTCACCATCGTGCTCGTCTCGATCGGCGGCTGGATGCTCGGCATGCGCAACACCATGATCGCCACCGCCGCCGAGGACTACGTCACCATGGCCGAGGCGAAGGGACTGAGCCCCGCCCGGATCATGTTCCGGTACGCCGCCCGCAACGCCCTGCTGCCGTCCGTCACCAACTTCGGCATGGCCCTCGGCTTCATGGTGGGCGGCGCCCTCCTCACCGAGGTCGTCTTCGCCTACCCCGGCATCGGCTACCAGCTCCTCGCCTCCGTCCAGGCCCTCGACTACCCGCTGATGCAGGGCATCTTCCTCACCATCACGGCGGCCGTCCTGCTCGCCAACTTCGTCGTCGACCTCATCCACGTACGCCTCGACCCGCGCGTCCGCGTCCGCTGA
- a CDS encoding ABC transporter substrate-binding protein: MTPSPARGRSPRGLRPALVAGAAATALLLTGCSGGAGAAGAGDTSGNQLLTIPREDMGTFTRNFNPFSPKAAPMTKEAVYEPLMVHNPADGKDTPWLATAWTQAPDGKSVTFTLREGVKWSDGKPFAAEDVVHTFELQKKLLGGFEYLDEVTADSPQKVTFHFNKPFSPSLYEIGGHYIVPKHIWSKIADPAKDTNATPVGTGPYTQVEHFQSQSYELRKNPSYWQPAKQRIAGIRLLAFSGNDSANLAFTNGEVDWTQAFIPDIQKSFVAKNPKTNHYWFPTTGAMINWQLNTAKAPFDDPALRKALSRAVDRAKIAKVAMNGYSVPADCTGLSNAYDTWRDKTVAASCDWTTHDSKAAAQALDAAGYKLGAGGRRTQKNGKPLTLDISVGSASSDWISVANIIKQNLAEVGVTATVKSPDWSAVVSSYETGTFDSGIVWSNNGATPYEFYRGAMATTQVKPVGEKATENYHRFGDPKADRLIDAFAATTDPKTQQARAGELQKLFAADAPVVPLFPGPEWGAYTDARFTGWPTKDDPYATLSNRSVTTVLVLTSLRPVKG, encoded by the coding sequence ATGACACCCTCCCCTGCCCGCGGCCGCTCCCCGCGGGGGCTCCGCCCCGCCCTCGTGGCGGGCGCGGCGGCGACCGCCCTGCTCCTGACCGGCTGCTCCGGCGGCGCGGGAGCAGCCGGTGCCGGAGACACCTCCGGCAACCAGCTCCTCACCATTCCCCGCGAGGACATGGGCACCTTCACGCGGAACTTCAACCCCTTCTCCCCGAAGGCCGCGCCCATGACCAAGGAGGCGGTCTACGAACCGCTGATGGTCCACAACCCGGCCGACGGCAAGGACACCCCCTGGCTCGCCACCGCGTGGACCCAGGCGCCCGACGGGAAGTCCGTCACCTTCACCCTCCGCGAGGGCGTGAAGTGGTCCGACGGCAAGCCCTTCGCCGCCGAGGACGTCGTCCACACCTTCGAGCTCCAGAAGAAGCTGCTCGGCGGCTTCGAGTACCTGGACGAGGTCACCGCCGACAGCCCGCAGAAGGTCACCTTCCACTTCAACAAGCCCTTCTCGCCCTCGCTCTACGAGATCGGCGGGCACTACATCGTCCCGAAGCACATCTGGTCGAAGATCGCCGACCCCGCGAAGGACACCAACGCCACCCCCGTCGGCACCGGCCCGTACACGCAGGTCGAGCACTTCCAGAGCCAGTCCTACGAGCTGCGGAAGAACCCCTCGTACTGGCAGCCCGCGAAGCAGCGGATCGCCGGCATACGCCTGCTCGCCTTCTCCGGCAACGACAGCGCCAACCTCGCCTTCACCAACGGCGAGGTCGACTGGACCCAGGCGTTCATCCCCGACATCCAGAAGTCCTTCGTCGCGAAGAACCCCAAGACCAACCACTACTGGTTCCCCACCACCGGCGCCATGATCAACTGGCAGCTGAACACGGCCAAGGCGCCCTTCGACGACCCCGCCCTGCGCAAGGCGCTCAGCCGGGCCGTCGACCGCGCCAAGATCGCCAAGGTCGCCATGAACGGCTACAGCGTCCCCGCCGACTGCACCGGCCTGTCGAACGCCTACGACACCTGGCGCGACAAGACCGTCGCCGCCTCCTGTGACTGGACCACGCACGACAGCAAGGCCGCGGCGCAGGCCCTCGACGCCGCCGGGTACAAGCTCGGCGCCGGCGGCAGGCGCACCCAGAAGAACGGCAAGCCGCTCACCCTCGACATCTCCGTCGGCTCCGCCTCCTCCGACTGGATCTCGGTCGCCAACATCATCAAGCAGAACCTCGCCGAGGTCGGCGTCACCGCCACCGTGAAGTCCCCGGACTGGTCCGCCGTCGTCTCCTCGTACGAGACGGGCACCTTCGACAGCGGCATCGTGTGGAGCAACAACGGCGCCACACCGTACGAGTTCTACCGCGGCGCCATGGCCACCACCCAGGTCAAGCCCGTCGGCGAGAAGGCCACCGAGAACTACCACCGCTTCGGCGACCCGAAGGCCGACAGGCTCATCGACGCCTTCGCCGCCACCACCGACCCGAAGACCCAGCAGGCCAGGGCGGGCGAGCTGCAGAAGCTGTTCGCCGCCGACGCCCCCGTCGTCCCGCTCTTCCCCGGCCCCGAGTGGGGCGCGTACACCGACGCCCGCTTCACCGGCTGGCCGACGAAGGACGACCCGTACGCGACCCTCTCCAACCGGTCCGTGACCACCGTCCTCGTGCTCACCTCCCTCCGGCCCGTCAAGGGCTAG
- a CDS encoding LacI family DNA-binding transcriptional regulator: MSDVARRAGVSRTAVSFVLNDRPGAAIPDETRRRILAAIDELGYRPNAGARALAAQRSEWYGLITEIVTAPFAVDVIKGAQDRAWLDRKFLLIAASEGDRAQEAAALDKLLEQRVEGLLYATTWHRAVTLPKAAREVPTVLVNCYDAEGELPSVVPDEVGGGHRAARRLVEAGHERIGFINLDPDIPAALGRREGYERALREAGLPLDPSLVVSGHATADGGYTAACELLDRADRPTALFCGNDRMAMGAYDAIKERGLRIPDDVAVVGYDNQELIAAYLRPKLTTLALPFEAMGAKGVDMLAALAAGQSLDTPRVMVDCPLLERSSV, from the coding sequence ATGAGTGATGTCGCCCGGCGGGCGGGGGTCTCGCGCACGGCCGTCTCCTTCGTCCTGAACGACCGCCCCGGCGCGGCCATCCCGGACGAGACCCGGCGGCGCATCCTGGCCGCGATCGACGAGCTCGGCTACCGCCCCAACGCGGGCGCCCGCGCCCTCGCCGCCCAGCGCAGCGAGTGGTACGGACTGATCACCGAGATCGTCACCGCGCCCTTCGCCGTCGACGTCATCAAGGGCGCCCAGGACCGCGCCTGGCTCGACCGCAAGTTCCTGCTGATCGCCGCGAGCGAGGGCGACCGGGCCCAGGAGGCCGCCGCCCTCGACAAGCTCCTCGAACAGCGGGTCGAGGGACTGCTCTACGCCACGACCTGGCACCGCGCGGTCACCCTCCCCAAGGCGGCCCGCGAGGTCCCCACGGTCCTCGTCAACTGCTACGACGCCGAGGGCGAACTGCCCTCCGTCGTCCCCGACGAGGTCGGCGGCGGCCACCGTGCCGCCCGCCGGCTCGTCGAGGCCGGTCACGAGCGCATCGGGTTCATCAACCTCGACCCGGACATCCCCGCCGCCCTCGGCCGCCGCGAGGGCTACGAGCGGGCGCTGCGCGAGGCCGGTCTGCCCCTGGACCCGTCGCTGGTCGTCTCCGGCCACGCGACCGCGGACGGCGGTTACACCGCCGCCTGCGAACTGCTCGACCGCGCCGACCGGCCGACCGCGCTCTTCTGCGGCAACGACCGGATGGCGATGGGCGCGTACGACGCCATCAAGGAACGTGGGCTGCGGATCCCGGACGACGTGGCCGTGGTGGGCTACGACAACCAGGAACTCATCGCCGCCTATCTGCGGCCCAAACTGACCACGCTCGCCCTGCCGTTCGAGGCGATGGGCGCCAAGGGCGTGGACATGCTCGCCGCTCTCGCAGCGGGACAGTCGCTCGACACCCCTCGGGTGATGGTCGACTGCCCGCTGCTCGAACGCTCGTCGGTCTGA
- a CDS encoding YdeI/OmpD-associated family protein → MAFGGGEELEAWLEKHHGDTPGLWLLLGRKGSDVPSPSAEEILDGTLAYGWITGKRMARDERSYLQKITPRRPRSLWSQVNVRQVEALTAAGRMREPGLAEVRAARADGRWEAAYPSQKDATVPDDLAAALAAEPGAAEAFDALGRTERYLVILSLWQARTAKTRTARLERAVAALAAGERP, encoded by the coding sequence ATGGCGTTCGGCGGCGGGGAGGAACTGGAGGCCTGGCTGGAAAAGCACCACGGGGACACCCCGGGCCTCTGGCTGCTGCTCGGCAGGAAGGGCTCGGACGTCCCCTCGCCGAGCGCGGAGGAGATCCTCGACGGCACGCTCGCGTACGGCTGGATCACCGGCAAGCGCATGGCGCGCGACGAGCGGAGCTACCTCCAGAAGATCACCCCGCGCCGGCCCCGCAGCCTCTGGTCCCAGGTCAACGTGCGGCAGGTCGAGGCACTGACCGCCGCCGGACGGATGCGGGAGCCGGGCCTCGCCGAGGTGCGGGCGGCCCGGGCGGACGGCCGGTGGGAAGCTGCGTACCCCTCCCAGAAGGACGCGACCGTGCCGGACGACCTGGCGGCGGCCCTGGCGGCGGAGCCGGGCGCGGCGGAGGCCTTCGACGCGCTCGGCAGGACCGAGCGCTACCTGGTGATCCTCAGCCTCTGGCAGGCCCGCACGGCGAAGACGCGGACGGCACGACTGGAACGGGCGGTGGCGGCGCTGGCGGCGGGAGAACGACCGTAG